One window of the Zea mays cultivar B73 chromosome 3, Zm-B73-REFERENCE-NAM-5.0, whole genome shotgun sequence genome contains the following:
- the LOC100502380 gene encoding uncharacterized protein isoform X1: MNSMDEINLLRQAQRQHQHHLMVRGIGEEIDLEIGPVDDPSFSGASLVAVTSTHDTVVHADDHKSLLIPCSQPGAADGLAPQQHLSQGEEHDGMLRSPSGHTKKKKKVVKKWREEWADTYKWAYVAVHDTTTRIFCSVCKEYGRKHRRNPYGNEGSRNMQMSALEEHNNSLLHKEALRLQMASKEKLQPPEIEGPVYVKGKALSKTAASILECVLRRDPHEAEYIQSIQEVVHSLEPVLVKNAQYIQILERLLEPERCFIFRVPWIDDRGEAHVNRGFRVQFSQALGPCRGGLRFHPSMSLSVAKFLAFEHTLKNALSLYKLGGAAGGSDFDPKGKSDNEIMRFCQSFMDELYRYLGPDQDFPAEDIGVGPREMGYLFGQYRRLSGHFQGNFTGPKIFWSGSSFRTEATGYGLVKCYLNFRLAGDSVFCGCYSCFTSNISVACVDWTIVLVQSETLYEIILSMQVFFARLLLAEMNKELKGLRCVISGSGKIAMHVLEKLLPCGAIPITVSDSKGYLLDEDGFDYMKYSLLRDIKAQQKSLKEYLKSYPHAKYIDDAKPWSQRCDVAFPCASHNEIDQGEAVAISNSGCRVLVECSNMSCTVQAVDILRKAKVIVAPAKATAAGGVALGEIELNPEFNLMQLSVEDFENRIQDAIKQTYERSVKAAQDYGIMKESPEFLVHGANICAFLNIAQAMTDQGCV, translated from the exons ATGAACTCGATGGATGAAATCAACCTGCTGCGGCAGGCGCAGCGGCAGCATCAGCATCATCTCATGGTGCGCGGCATCGGCGAGGAGATCGACCTCGAGATCGGCCCTGTCGACGATCCCTCTTTTTCCGGAGCTTCCTTAGTGGCCGTTACGTCCACGCACGACACTGTCGTTCACGCCGACGACCACAAGAGCCTCCTCATCCCGTGTTCGCAGCCCGGCGCGGCGGACGGGCTGGCGCCGCAGCAGCACCTGTCGCAGGGGGAAGAGCATGACGGGATGCTCAGGTCGCCGTCGGGGCacaccaagaagaagaagaaggtggTCAAGAAATGGCGGGAGGAGTGGGCGGACACCTACAAGTGGGCCTACGTCGCCGTGCACGACACCACCACCAGGATCTTCtgctcggtgtgcaaggagtaCGGCCGGAAGCACCGCCGGAATCCATATGGTAACGAGGGAAGCAGGAATATGCAGATGAGTGCGCTTGAGGAGCACAACAATAGCTTGTTGCATAAGGAGGCGCTCCGGTTACAGATGGCCTCCAAGGAGAAGTTGCAGCCTCCCGAGATTGAGGGGCCGGTCTATGTCAAAGGTAAAG CTTTATCGAAAACAGCAGCATCAATACTTGAATGTGTCCTAAGGAGGGATCCCCATGAAGCTGAATATATACAGTCGATCCAGGAGGTGGTTCATTCCTTAGAACCTGTTTTGGTGAAGAATGCCCA ATATATTCAAATTTTGGAGCGTTTGTTGGAACCTGAGAGATGCTTTATCTTCAGAGTGCCATGGATTGATGACAGAGGTGAAGCACACGTCAATAGAGGTTTCCGTGTGCAATTCAGTCAGGCGTTAGGTCCATGCAGGGGTGGTCTTCGGTTTCACCCATCCATGAGCTTAAGTGTGGCAAAGTTTCTGGCCTTTGAACAT ACTTTAAAGAATGCTTTGTCACTATATAAACTTGGAGGTGCTGCTGGAGGAAGTGATTTTGATCCAAAGGGAAAAAGTGATAATGAG ATAATGCGCTTTTGCCAAAGTTTCATGGATGAGCTGTATAGATATTTGGGCCCTGATCAG GATTTTCCCGCTGAAGATATTGGTGTTGGTCCAAGGGAAATGGGTTACCTTTTTGGGCAGTATAGACGTCTTTCTGGTCATTTTCAG GGAAATTTTACAGGACCTAAAATTTTCTGGTCAGGGTCAAGTTTTCGAACAGAAGCTACTGGATATGGTCTGGTAAAGTGCTACCTTAATTTTCGTTTGGCTGGAGATAGTGTGTTCTGTGGGTGCTATAGTTGTTTCACAAGTAATATTTCTGTTGCATGTGTTGACTGGACCATTGTCCTTGTTCAAAGTGAAACACTATATGAAATCATTCTATCTATGCAGGTGTTTTTTGCACGTCTTTTACTTGCTGAAATGAATAAAGAGCTTAAAGGATTAAG ATGTGTGATCAGCGGTTCTGGGAAGATAGCAATGCATGTTTTGGAAAAGCTTTTGCCTTGTGGAGCCATTCCTATTACTGTCTCAG ATTCAAAGGGATATTTGTTAGATGAAGATGGGTTTGATTATATGAAATATTCACTTCTAAGGGATATTAAGGCTCAGCAAAAGAGCCTCAA GGAGTACTTGAAATCATATCCACATGCTAAGTATATTGATGATGCAAAACCATGGAGCCAGCGGTGTGATGTTGCATTTCCTTGTGCATCACATAATGAGATTGACCAAGGGGAGGCTGTTGCAATCAGCAACTCTGGTTGTCGTGTTCTTGTCGAAT GTTCAAATATGTCGTGCACTGTTCAAGCTGTTGATATCCTAAGAAAGGCAAAAGTTATTGTTGCTCCAGCAAAGGCAACTGCTGCTGGTGGG GTAGCACTTGGGGAGATTGAATTGAATCCAGAGTTTAATTTGATGCAATTGTCAGTGGAGGATTTTGAGAATAGAATTCAA GATGCAATAAAGCAAACATATGAAAGGTCGGTCAAAGCTGCTCAAGATTACGGGATCATGAAAGAAAGCCCCGA GTTTTTGGTCCATGGCGCGAACATTTGTGCTTTCCTTAATATCGCGCAAGCCATGACTGACCAGGGATGTGTTTAG
- the LOC100502380 gene encoding uncharacterized protein isoform X2 produces MNSMDEINLLRQAQRQHQHHLMVRGIGEEIDLEIGPVDDPSFSGASLVAVTSTHDTVVHADDHKSLLIPCSQPGAADGLAPQQHLSQGEEHDGMLRSPSGHTKKKKKVVKKWREEWADTYKWAYVAVHDTTTRIFCSVCKEYGRKHRRNPYGNEGSRNMQMSALEEHNNSLLHKEALRLQMASKEKLQPPEIEGPVYVKGKALSKTAASILECVLRRDPHEAEYIQSIQEVVHSLEPVLVKNAQYIQILERLLEPERCFIFRVPWIDDRGEAHVNRGFRVQFSQALGPCRGGLRFHPSMSLSVAKFLAFEHTLKNALSLYKLGGAAGGSDFDPKGKSDNEIMRFCQSFMDELYRYLGPDQDFPAEDIGVGPREMGYLFGQYRRLSGHFQGNFTGPKIFWSGSSFRTEATGYGLVFFARLLLAEMNKELKGLRCVISGSGKIAMHVLEKLLPCGAIPITVSDSKGYLLDEDGFDYMKYSLLRDIKAQQKSLKEYLKSYPHAKYIDDAKPWSQRCDVAFPCASHNEIDQGEAVAISNSGCRVLVECSNMSCTVQAVDILRKAKVIVAPAKATAAGGVALGEIELNPEFNLMQLSVEDFENRIQDAIKQTYERSVKAAQDYGIMKESPEFLVHGANICAFLNIAQAMTDQGCV; encoded by the exons ATGAACTCGATGGATGAAATCAACCTGCTGCGGCAGGCGCAGCGGCAGCATCAGCATCATCTCATGGTGCGCGGCATCGGCGAGGAGATCGACCTCGAGATCGGCCCTGTCGACGATCCCTCTTTTTCCGGAGCTTCCTTAGTGGCCGTTACGTCCACGCACGACACTGTCGTTCACGCCGACGACCACAAGAGCCTCCTCATCCCGTGTTCGCAGCCCGGCGCGGCGGACGGGCTGGCGCCGCAGCAGCACCTGTCGCAGGGGGAAGAGCATGACGGGATGCTCAGGTCGCCGTCGGGGCacaccaagaagaagaagaaggtggTCAAGAAATGGCGGGAGGAGTGGGCGGACACCTACAAGTGGGCCTACGTCGCCGTGCACGACACCACCACCAGGATCTTCtgctcggtgtgcaaggagtaCGGCCGGAAGCACCGCCGGAATCCATATGGTAACGAGGGAAGCAGGAATATGCAGATGAGTGCGCTTGAGGAGCACAACAATAGCTTGTTGCATAAGGAGGCGCTCCGGTTACAGATGGCCTCCAAGGAGAAGTTGCAGCCTCCCGAGATTGAGGGGCCGGTCTATGTCAAAGGTAAAG CTTTATCGAAAACAGCAGCATCAATACTTGAATGTGTCCTAAGGAGGGATCCCCATGAAGCTGAATATATACAGTCGATCCAGGAGGTGGTTCATTCCTTAGAACCTGTTTTGGTGAAGAATGCCCA ATATATTCAAATTTTGGAGCGTTTGTTGGAACCTGAGAGATGCTTTATCTTCAGAGTGCCATGGATTGATGACAGAGGTGAAGCACACGTCAATAGAGGTTTCCGTGTGCAATTCAGTCAGGCGTTAGGTCCATGCAGGGGTGGTCTTCGGTTTCACCCATCCATGAGCTTAAGTGTGGCAAAGTTTCTGGCCTTTGAACAT ACTTTAAAGAATGCTTTGTCACTATATAAACTTGGAGGTGCTGCTGGAGGAAGTGATTTTGATCCAAAGGGAAAAAGTGATAATGAG ATAATGCGCTTTTGCCAAAGTTTCATGGATGAGCTGTATAGATATTTGGGCCCTGATCAG GATTTTCCCGCTGAAGATATTGGTGTTGGTCCAAGGGAAATGGGTTACCTTTTTGGGCAGTATAGACGTCTTTCTGGTCATTTTCAG GGAAATTTTACAGGACCTAAAATTTTCTGGTCAGGGTCAAGTTTTCGAACAGAAGCTACTGGATATGGTCTG GTGTTTTTTGCACGTCTTTTACTTGCTGAAATGAATAAAGAGCTTAAAGGATTAAG ATGTGTGATCAGCGGTTCTGGGAAGATAGCAATGCATGTTTTGGAAAAGCTTTTGCCTTGTGGAGCCATTCCTATTACTGTCTCAG ATTCAAAGGGATATTTGTTAGATGAAGATGGGTTTGATTATATGAAATATTCACTTCTAAGGGATATTAAGGCTCAGCAAAAGAGCCTCAA GGAGTACTTGAAATCATATCCACATGCTAAGTATATTGATGATGCAAAACCATGGAGCCAGCGGTGTGATGTTGCATTTCCTTGTGCATCACATAATGAGATTGACCAAGGGGAGGCTGTTGCAATCAGCAACTCTGGTTGTCGTGTTCTTGTCGAAT GTTCAAATATGTCGTGCACTGTTCAAGCTGTTGATATCCTAAGAAAGGCAAAAGTTATTGTTGCTCCAGCAAAGGCAACTGCTGCTGGTGGG GTAGCACTTGGGGAGATTGAATTGAATCCAGAGTTTAATTTGATGCAATTGTCAGTGGAGGATTTTGAGAATAGAATTCAA GATGCAATAAAGCAAACATATGAAAGGTCGGTCAAAGCTGCTCAAGATTACGGGATCATGAAAGAAAGCCCCGA GTTTTTGGTCCATGGCGCGAACATTTGTGCTTTCCTTAATATCGCGCAAGCCATGACTGACCAGGGATGTGTTTAG
- the LOC103651616 gene encoding RWD domain-containing protein 1 yields MADYDQEQEMEVEALQAILMDDIKEIDPSESGIATTARCFQILLSPQDDDFDESAYVPVQLALIFAHTEKYPDEPPVLNVKSVRGIKPHDLASLKEKLQREATENLGMAMVYTLVSSAKEWLSEKYGQNGGDEEPEESEAEKEEVIIPHGEAVTVESFLAWRERFEAELALQRAKLMPDSALTATKEKKLTGRQYFESGRHAVKGASTVADEDEEEEEDIDFDDDFEDDEEDMLEHYLAEQSGKSTA; encoded by the exons ATGGCCG ACTACGATCAGGAGCAAGAGATGGAGGTGGAGGCGCTGCAGGCCATCCTCATGGACGACATCAAGG AGATCGACCCAAGTGAGAGTGGGATCGCTACCACCGCCCGGTGCTTCCAGATCCTACTCTCTCCTCAG GATGATGATTTTGACGAGTCAGCTTATGTCCCAG TTCAACTGGCCCTGATTTTTGCGCACACTGAGAAGTACCCTGATGAACCTCCGGTACTGAATGTCAAAAG TGTACGAGGGATTAAACCACATGATCTTGCATCCCTAAAGGAAAAGCTTCAGCGAGAG GCAACAGAGAATCTTGGCATGGCTATGGTCTACACTCTTGTTTCATCAGCCAAAGAGTGGCTAAGTGAGAAATATGGTCAGAATGGTGGTGATGAGGAACCTGAAGAATCTGAAGCGGAAAAAGAGGAG GTTATTATACCGCATGGTGAAGCTGTTACTGTGGAGAGCTTTCTGGCTTGGAGAGAACGCTTTGAAGCTGAGTTGGCCTTACAGCGTGCTAA ACTTATGCCAGATTCAGCTCTTACAGCCACAAAGGAAAAGAAACTCACGGGACGGCAGTATTTTGAAAGTGGAAGGCATGCAGTG AAAGGAGCAAGCACAGTTgctgatgaagatgaagaagaggaggaagacaTTGATTTCGATGATGATTTTGAAG ACGACGAAGAGGACATGCTTGAGCATTATTTAGCTGAACAATCAGGGAAGTCAACAGCTTAA
- the LOC100502380 gene encoding uncharacterized protein LOC100502380, producing the protein MNSMDEINLLRQAQRQHQHHLMVRGIGEEIDLEIGPVDDPSFSGASLVAVTSTHDTVVHADDHKSLLIPCSQPGAADGLAPQQHLSQGEEHDGMLRSPSGHTKKKKKVVKKWREEWADTYKWAYVAVHDTTTRIFCSVCKEYGRKHRRNPYGNEGSRNMQMSALEEHNNSLLHKEALRLQMASKEKLQPPEIEGPVYVKALSKTAASILECVLRRDPHEAEYIQSIQEVVHSLEPVLVKNAQYIQILERLLEPERCFIFRVPWIDDRGEAHVNRGFRVQFSQALGPCRGGLRFHPSMSLSVAKFLAFEHTLKNALSLYKLGGAAGGSDFDPKGKSDNEIMRFCQSFMDELYRYLGPDQDFPAEDIGVGPREMGYLFGQYRRLSGHFQGNFTGPKIFWSGSSFRTEATGYGLVFFARLLLAEMNKELKGLRCVISGSGKIAMHVLEKLLPCGAIPITVSDSKGYLLDEDGFDYMKYSLLRDIKAQQKSLKEYLKSYPHAKYIDDAKPWSQRCDVAFPCASHNEIDQGEAVAISNSGCRVLVECSNMSCTVQAVDILRKAKVIVAPAKATAAGGVALGEIELNPEFNLMQLSVEDFENRIQDAIKQTYERSVKAAQDYGIMKESPEFLVHGANICAFLNIAQAMTDQGCV; encoded by the exons ATGAACTCGATGGATGAAATCAACCTGCTGCGGCAGGCGCAGCGGCAGCATCAGCATCATCTCATGGTGCGCGGCATCGGCGAGGAGATCGACCTCGAGATCGGCCCTGTCGACGATCCCTCTTTTTCCGGAGCTTCCTTAGTGGCCGTTACGTCCACGCACGACACTGTCGTTCACGCCGACGACCACAAGAGCCTCCTCATCCCGTGTTCGCAGCCCGGCGCGGCGGACGGGCTGGCGCCGCAGCAGCACCTGTCGCAGGGGGAAGAGCATGACGGGATGCTCAGGTCGCCGTCGGGGCacaccaagaagaagaagaaggtggTCAAGAAATGGCGGGAGGAGTGGGCGGACACCTACAAGTGGGCCTACGTCGCCGTGCACGACACCACCACCAGGATCTTCtgctcggtgtgcaaggagtaCGGCCGGAAGCACCGCCGGAATCCATATGGTAACGAGGGAAGCAGGAATATGCAGATGAGTGCGCTTGAGGAGCACAACAATAGCTTGTTGCATAAGGAGGCGCTCCGGTTACAGATGGCCTCCAAGGAGAAGTTGCAGCCTCCCGAGATTGAGGGGCCGGTCTATGTCAAAG CTTTATCGAAAACAGCAGCATCAATACTTGAATGTGTCCTAAGGAGGGATCCCCATGAAGCTGAATATATACAGTCGATCCAGGAGGTGGTTCATTCCTTAGAACCTGTTTTGGTGAAGAATGCCCA ATATATTCAAATTTTGGAGCGTTTGTTGGAACCTGAGAGATGCTTTATCTTCAGAGTGCCATGGATTGATGACAGAGGTGAAGCACACGTCAATAGAGGTTTCCGTGTGCAATTCAGTCAGGCGTTAGGTCCATGCAGGGGTGGTCTTCGGTTTCACCCATCCATGAGCTTAAGTGTGGCAAAGTTTCTGGCCTTTGAACAT ACTTTAAAGAATGCTTTGTCACTATATAAACTTGGAGGTGCTGCTGGAGGAAGTGATTTTGATCCAAAGGGAAAAAGTGATAATGAG ATAATGCGCTTTTGCCAAAGTTTCATGGATGAGCTGTATAGATATTTGGGCCCTGATCAG GATTTTCCCGCTGAAGATATTGGTGTTGGTCCAAGGGAAATGGGTTACCTTTTTGGGCAGTATAGACGTCTTTCTGGTCATTTTCAG GGAAATTTTACAGGACCTAAAATTTTCTGGTCAGGGTCAAGTTTTCGAACAGAAGCTACTGGATATGGTCTG GTGTTTTTTGCACGTCTTTTACTTGCTGAAATGAATAAAGAGCTTAAAGGATTAAG ATGTGTGATCAGCGGTTCTGGGAAGATAGCAATGCATGTTTTGGAAAAGCTTTTGCCTTGTGGAGCCATTCCTATTACTGTCTCAG ATTCAAAGGGATATTTGTTAGATGAAGATGGGTTTGATTATATGAAATATTCACTTCTAAGGGATATTAAGGCTCAGCAAAAGAGCCTCAA GGAGTACTTGAAATCATATCCACATGCTAAGTATATTGATGATGCAAAACCATGGAGCCAGCGGTGTGATGTTGCATTTCCTTGTGCATCACATAATGAGATTGACCAAGGGGAGGCTGTTGCAATCAGCAACTCTGGTTGTCGTGTTCTTGTCGAAT GTTCAAATATGTCGTGCACTGTTCAAGCTGTTGATATCCTAAGAAAGGCAAAAGTTATTGTTGCTCCAGCAAAGGCAACTGCTGCTGGTGGG GTAGCACTTGGGGAGATTGAATTGAATCCAGAGTTTAATTTGATGCAATTGTCAGTGGAGGATTTTGAGAATAGAATTCAA GATGCAATAAAGCAAACATATGAAAGGTCGGTCAAAGCTGCTCAAGATTACGGGATCATGAAAGAAAGCCCCGA GTTTTTGGTCCATGGCGCGAACATTTGTGCTTTCCTTAATATCGCGCAAGCCATGACTGACCAGGGATGTGTTTAG